GATCAATTGTGAAGGGGAATTTTTAACCTCAACCGATCAACGATCAACAGATCCCATGATGATGTCGATACTCCCTAAAATTGCCATAATGTCAGCAACTTTCATTCCTTTTAAGAGGTGAGGGAGAATTTGTAAGTTGTTAAAGTCGGGCGCCCGAATTTTCCAACGCCAGGGGAAGACATTATCATTACCGACTAAAAAGATCCCCAGTTCTCCTTTTCCGCTTTCGAGACGAACGTAGTGTTCTCCTTCGGGAATTTTGAACGTGGGAGCCATTTTTTTGGCAATATATTGATAGTCAAAGTCGTTCCACTGAGATTTTTTCCCTTCTGCCATGCGACGGGCTTCTAGGTTCTCGTAAGGACCACCGGGAATGTTAGCACAGGCTTGACGAATGATTTTTAGGGATTCTCGCATCTCCCGCACCCGTACTAGGTAACGGGCAAGACAGTCACCGGCAGTTTCCCAATGAATATCCCAATCAAAATCGTCATAGCATTCGTAATGGTCAACTTTGCGTAAGTCCCATTTCACCCCAGAACCCCGTAACATGGGACCCGATAAGCCCCAATTAATGGCTTCTTCACGGGTGATGACACCAATGCCTTCAATGCGACGACGGAAAATGGGGTTATTGGTGATTAGCTTTTCGTATTCATCGATTTTATCTGCAAAGTAATCACAGAAATCGATACATTTATCTAGCCAACCGTAAGGTAAATCAACGGCAACGCCACCGACACGGAAATAGTTGTTGTTAATTAAGCGGGAACCACTGGCTGCTTCCCACAGGTCATAAATCAGTTCCCGTTCCCGGAAAATATAGAAAAACGGCGTTTGCGCACCCACATCTGCTAAGAAGGGTCCTAACCACAGTAAATGGTTCGCAATCCGGTTCAGTTCTAACATGATCACACGGATATATTGAGCGCGTTTGGGCACTTCAATATCTGCAAGTTGTTCCGGTGCGTTGACTGTAATCGCTTCGTTGAACATTCCCGCTGCATAGTCCCAACGACTGACATAGGGAACATACATGACGTTAGTGCGATTTTCGGCAATTTTTTCCATGCCGCGATGGAGATAGCCGATGACGGGTTCACAATCCACCACATCTTCCCCATCAAGGGTAACAATGAGGCGTAGGACGCCGTGCATTGAGGGATGGTGTGGTCCCATGTTTAACACCATCGGCTCGGTTCTCGTTTCGATCTTTGCCATAGATCAGGGTTTCCTTGTTGTTTACGTTCTGCGCGTTTTACGATTCATTCTGCGATGCTTCTTGAAGCGATGGCTTTGCCGGCGCCCAAAGCGCATCGCGCCACGGCATCTTTAAAAATATTTCATTCTCTTAACTATTATAAAGAGCAATGTCCCTTCTCACCGTTACCGTCGAGAGGTAAGTTGTAAGAACAGAGTCGCTTTTCTAACACCATCTTCGGTTCCTTGGCTAGCAAGGGATAACACCTGAAGGTGGTCAAACAACGGTTTTCCGGCAAGTTCAATGACACGGATGAGGGGAAATTGCTGTTCGAGAAGCGGTTGACTTTTCTCCCAGTCGAGATAGAAGTAACCATCGTTTTCGGTGGGTAAGGGCGCGATCGCGCGTTGAAACCCTTCGCTGTTCACCAGAGAGGTTTCTCCTTTCTGAATGGCCTGGGCAATGGCTTCGAGAGAGGTTCCTAAAACCTGATAGTTATCAATTTCACTGTGGATTCCTTTCACTTCCGCATTCAAGCGCACCGGTTTTTCTTTGGGGTTAAAGTCCACTTGTGATAAGGGTTCAATCACTGTCCAAGCCGTCACTTTCTGGTTACCAAGATTTAAATTGCCCACACTATAACCGCCCTCTTTTGCTTGTTCATCCAACTGCTTAATTACAGTTTTAGCTTCACTTTCCGCAACTTCTTCGGCTACAAAAACCCAATCCCCTTGTTTAGGATTATCTTGGGGTAACAACGCGACCGCATATTCCCCTTTCACCCAAGGGAAAATTTGATCCGGGATTGAAATTCCAAATCGTTCCTGTAAACCAGAGGCAAGTTGTTGTAATACTGTTGCTGTGGAATCATCCACGGCTAAGTCATTGAGGCTGTTCCAGAGTTGATTTAAGTCCAGACCTGCCGCTGTGAGGACACTCTCGGTTGGGAGATAGTTCAAAGCGTTAACCGGCTGGGATAAAGCAGGACGACGATTTTCTTCGCCCCCAACTCCTAACAAAGCTGTTTGCGCCGTTAAGCCATCGGGGGTGATGGAAAAACCAGCGGTGAGGGTCGGTTGATTATCTTGTAAGGGCAGCGCCGGTTGCTCAGCAATCCAAGCCGCAACTGCAGGTAAATTCAAGTAAAGTTGACCAATACGGGGATTGGTAATCGTTTTCTGTGCTTTTTGGTAAGGAATGGCTTGTTCTAAGCTCAAACTGGGCACTTGCACATTATTAATCGCTTCCCGCAATACTTTCGGATGGTTGGCAAATAGCACATGATTGCCCACCACGGCACTCGCTAACGCCCCCGCATTGGGATCAGGATTTTTCTGCAAGGGGCGACGATAAGTAATGTTCACCCCTTTATAGCGTTCAAAGACCAGATCCGTATTGGGAGAGACCGCTTGTCGCGAATAATAGGCTTGGAGGAATTCGCGGGCCAGTTCTTCATCATCGGTAGTGGTGACTAGGAGATAGCCCGGTTGCACGCCGTTTGCACGATCGCGATCAAAATCAAGCGCCGTTACCGCAAGGGTGACTTCCTCCCCCAGCCACGGTTTGATATCTTGGTCATAATCCAGTTGCCGACTGGCGAGGAATTGGGATTTAATCCGATCTAATTCTTGACGTGAGCGCGATCGAATGCGGAGTGGGGCACGGAGTTGACGATAAGCCTCTAAGCGTTCTACATCCACCACCAAAGAAGCGACAACGGGTGCTTGCTTCGGTACAAATTGGGCAGCGGTTGGCGCTTTGACAACACCGCCATCCCGATACACCAGTGGACTTTCCTGTAACAACCAATTCAGACTAACCCCGAATATAGCAAGGAAAATAATAGAAAAAGTAACTAAAGTCAGTAAAAAAGAGCGAAACTTCATTATAAGTCAGCAGTCATGATTAACTTTTCTCGCATTTACTATTATTTCAGGAAGAGGGCGTTGCTTTGACCTCTGACTTTAAGAATTCCTGCAAAATGTCAAGATAGAAGAAACATTCGTGTAATTAAGTGCAAGATGGCTGATACTCCTTTCCAACAAATCTCCGTTGAAGAACTCGCAATTACGCTACAAACTGATGGTGGCGAAACCGTGCAATTAATCGACGTGAGAGAACCGCAAGAAGTAGCAACCGCAGCAATCCCGGGCTTTATCAATCTTCCCTTAAGCCAATACGAACAATGGGCCCCTCAGATTCACAATTGCCTTGATGCTGAAAAAGAAACCTTGGTGATTTGTCATCACGGTATCCGTTCCGCCCAAATGTGTTACTGGTTGAACCAACAAGGCTTCAGTCAGGTTAAAAACATCATTGGTGGGATTGATGCCTATGCCCTCGCCATTGATTCGTCCATTCCTCGTTATTGAATTTTTATTTGAAAGATGCCAAAAACCATGCGCCTTAAAGAACGTCATCAGAATATTCTGTCTGCAACAATCCGTCATTATGTTGCAACCGCAGAACCGGTGAGTTCTAAAACCTTGGTGAATGAATATGATTTTACAGTGAGTTCCGCGACAGTGCGTAACGCGATGGGATGGTTAGAAAAAGCTGGCTTACTCTATCAACCGCATACCTCTGCCGGACGCATCCCCTCAGACTCTGGATATCGCACCTATGTTGACCAGATCATGTTACCGGATCAAGCCCTACGGGAACAATTGGATCAGTTATTGAGCAATGCGATTAAAGAAGAAGTGGGCAGTTTAGAAGCGCTGCTGTATGGGGTTGCGCAACTGTTAGCGACTCTAAGCGGGTATATGGCGATTATTACCTTTCCGCAGCAACAAACGTCTTATTTACGTCATCTGCAATTGGTTCCCCTCGACAATCAGCGCATTATGCTGATTATTATTACCGACTCCTATCAAACCCAATCAGGATTAATTGAACCACCGCCTCGCATTGCAGAAAAATTAGCAGCTGGGGAAGGGATTGAAGAGGAACTAGAAGTTTTGTCGAATTTCTTGAATCAAAAGCTACAGGGTCAACCTTTATCGGAATTAGCCCAGTTAAAAGCAACGGAATTAGAAAAAGAATGGCAGCAAGATCAGACTTTCTTACAAGAGATTTGCCAACAACTGATTCAACGCTGTCAAACTCGTCCCTCTTCCCAAATTTTAGTGCGGGGGATTTCAGAAATGTTACGGCAACCGGAATTTTCCCAACTGCAACAAGTTCAAACTTTACTGCACTTGCTAGAAGCTGAACAAGATCGCCTCTGTTCAGTCATTTTCAATCGGGTGGAAGCAAGGAGTCAAGAAGGAGGCGTCACTGTCCGTATTGGTTCAGAAAATCCCCTAGAACCGATGCAAACTTGTAGCTTAATCTCAGCCAATTACTATCAAGGAGAATTCCCCAGTGGCAGTGTCGGACTCATTGGTCCGACGCGAATGCTCTACGAAAACGCGATCGCGCTGGTGGAAGTGGCAGCGGACACCCTGTCCCAAGCCCTAACAAAAAATTAATAATTGTTGTCTTCCTGCTGATTCCTCCCTTTACTGACGGTAAAATTTGAACACAAATCAGATAACAACTTGATAATTCTTAACGGAGTCAGAGCAACATGGCAGATAATCAACATTCCACAGTTGTGATTACTGGGGCTTCATCAGGAGTGGGTTTATACACGGCAAAAGCACTCGCCGATACCGATCAATGGGATATTGTTATGGCGTGTCGCGACTTAGAAAAAAGCGAAAAAGCAGCCCAAAAAGTGGGAATCCCTAAGGATCGCTACACCATTATTCCCCTTGATTTGGCTAAATTTGATAGTGTACGAGAATTTGTCAATAATTTCCGTGCCACTGGTAAATCTCTCGATGCGCTGGTGTGTAACGCAGCCGTTTATATGCCAATCCTCAAAGAACCAAAGCGTAACCCGGATGGCTATGAACTCACCGTTGCCACGAACCATCTCGGACACTTTCTGCTCTGTAACTTAATGCTAGAAGATTTGAAACAATCCGGTTCTCCCGATCCCCGACTGGTGATTCTGGGGACGGTTACCGCTAACCGCAAAGAACTGGGCGGCAAAATTCCCATTCCGGCCCCGCCTGACTTAGGGGATCTCAAAGGATTGGAAGAGGGATTCAAGCCGCCGATTGCGATGATTAATGGCAAAAAATTCAAACCGGGGAAAGCTTATAAAGACAGCAAACTATGTAATGTGCTGACGATGAAGGAACTACACCGACGCTACCATGATGCAACAGGCATCACCTTTAGTTCTCTTTATCCCGGTTGTGTTGCCGAAAGTCCCCTCTTCCGCAATCATTATTCGCTTTTCCAAAAAATCTTCCCCTGGTTCCAAAAGAATATCACTGGCGGTTATATTTCTGAAGAAGAGGCTGGCAAACGGGTGGCTGCTGTCGTCAAAGATCCAGAATATAAACAATCTGGTGCCTATTGGAGTTGGGGCAATCGTCAGAAAAAAGATGGCAAATCTTTTGTCCAAGAAATGTCTCCAGAAGCGACAGATGAAGCCAAAGCAAAACGGCTGTGGGATCTCAGTGCCAAACTGGTGGGACTAGAGTGATTATGATCCTTGCGGTGACTATGCTGACGATAAATTAACCTTAAAAAGTTTTCTCAAATCACTGCCTACGGATAACAAAAGTCAATATCAGTGGCAAAATAGGGACTTAGAATCCCTTGAACTGAGAAAACGTGTAATTATGGTTCAACAACCGCAATCTTATCCTGGTGCGACCTCACCCCCACCCCCACCTCGCGCTCCCCGAGAGCAAGATATTCCAACCCGCCAACTCACCCAGCAAGCTTCCTCTTCTCCTTCATCCCCTGAGAAGGCCCCGTTGCAGCCGCGGCAAAAACCTGCTCCCGCTCCAGGACAGCCCACACTGGCTGCAATTGTCAATAAAGCCTATGAGGAAGGTTTTTCCGATATTCACTTGGGCGTTGGGGAAATTCCTCGCTTCCGTAACCGAGGAGAAATGGATTATTCCGATTATCCGAAAACCGATCGTCAGACCTTTATGAGTTGGTTGCAGGAAGTGCTCTCGGACGCAGAAGTGGAGAAATTCCAGAGTACCCTTGAGTTTGATGGGGCAACCCAATATGACTTTGCCCGGGTGCGGATTAATGTATTTGATACTCTTAATGGTCCGGGAATGGTCCTGCGACTGATTCCATTGAAAATTTTGACGCTGGAAGCGTTGAAATTACCCCCGGTGTTTAAAGATATTTGCCATTATCATAAAGGTATGATTTTGGTGACCGGACCCACGGGCTCCGGTAAATCCACAACTTTGGCGGCTATGGTGGATTACAT
This DNA window, taken from Cyanobacteria bacterium GSL.Bin1, encodes the following:
- a CDS encoding NAD(P)H-quinone oxidoreductase subunit H, translated to MAKIETRTEPMVLNMGPHHPSMHGVLRLIVTLDGEDVVDCEPVIGYLHRGMEKIAENRTNVMYVPYVSRWDYAAGMFNEAITVNAPEQLADIEVPKRAQYIRVIMLELNRIANHLLWLGPFLADVGAQTPFFYIFRERELIYDLWEAASGSRLINNNYFRVGGVAVDLPYGWLDKCIDFCDYFADKIDEYEKLITNNPIFRRRIEGIGVITREEAINWGLSGPMLRGSGVKWDLRKVDHYECYDDFDWDIHWETAGDCLARYLVRVREMRESLKIIRQACANIPGGPYENLEARRMAEGKKSQWNDFDYQYIAKKMAPTFKIPEGEHYVRLESGKGELGIFLVGNDNVFPWRWKIRAPDFNNLQILPHLLKGMKVADIMAILGSIDIIMGSVDR
- a CDS encoding DUF3352 domain-containing protein yields the protein MKFRSFLLTLVTFSIIFLAIFGVSLNWLLQESPLVYRDGGVVKAPTAAQFVPKQAPVVASLVVDVERLEAYRQLRAPLRIRSRSRQELDRIKSQFLASRQLDYDQDIKPWLGEEVTLAVTALDFDRDRANGVQPGYLLVTTTDDEELAREFLQAYYSRQAVSPNTDLVFERYKGVNITYRRPLQKNPDPNAGALASAVVGNHVLFANHPKVLREAINNVQVPSLSLEQAIPYQKAQKTITNPRIGQLYLNLPAVAAWIAEQPALPLQDNQPTLTAGFSITPDGLTAQTALLGVGGEENRRPALSQPVNALNYLPTESVLTAAGLDLNQLWNSLNDLAVDDSTATVLQQLASGLQERFGISIPDQIFPWVKGEYAVALLPQDNPKQGDWVFVAEEVAESEAKTVIKQLDEQAKEGGYSVGNLNLGNQKVTAWTVIEPLSQVDFNPKEKPVRLNAEVKGIHSEIDNYQVLGTSLEAIAQAIQKGETSLVNSEGFQRAIAPLPTENDGYFYLDWEKSQPLLEQQFPLIRVIELAGKPLFDHLQVLSLASQGTEDGVRKATLFLQLTSRR
- the hrcA gene encoding heat-inducible transcriptional repressor HrcA, giving the protein MRLKERHQNILSATIRHYVATAEPVSSKTLVNEYDFTVSSATVRNAMGWLEKAGLLYQPHTSAGRIPSDSGYRTYVDQIMLPDQALREQLDQLLSNAIKEEVGSLEALLYGVAQLLATLSGYMAIITFPQQQTSYLRHLQLVPLDNQRIMLIIITDSYQTQSGLIEPPPRIAEKLAAGEGIEEELEVLSNFLNQKLQGQPLSELAQLKATELEKEWQQDQTFLQEICQQLIQRCQTRPSSQILVRGISEMLRQPEFSQLQQVQTLLHLLEAEQDRLCSVIFNRVEARSQEGGVTVRIGSENPLEPMQTCSLISANYYQGEFPSGSVGLIGPTRMLYENAIALVEVAADTLSQALTKN
- a CDS encoding rhodanese-related sulfurtransferase, translating into MADTPFQQISVEELAITLQTDGGETVQLIDVREPQEVATAAIPGFINLPLSQYEQWAPQIHNCLDAEKETLVICHHGIRSAQMCYWLNQQGFSQVKNIIGGIDAYALAIDSSIPRY
- a CDS encoding protochlorophyllide reductase encodes the protein MADNQHSTVVITGASSGVGLYTAKALADTDQWDIVMACRDLEKSEKAAQKVGIPKDRYTIIPLDLAKFDSVREFVNNFRATGKSLDALVCNAAVYMPILKEPKRNPDGYELTVATNHLGHFLLCNLMLEDLKQSGSPDPRLVILGTVTANRKELGGKIPIPAPPDLGDLKGLEEGFKPPIAMINGKKFKPGKAYKDSKLCNVLTMKELHRRYHDATGITFSSLYPGCVAESPLFRNHYSLFQKIFPWFQKNITGGYISEEEAGKRVAAVVKDPEYKQSGAYWSWGNRQKKDGKSFVQEMSPEATDEAKAKRLWDLSAKLVGLE